TAGTAAAAGAAGTCATTTCAGGCATCGTAGTGCCTTTGGCGTGCATTTGTAACCTATCATTCCAACTGGGCTGTTTCcctgacaaaatgaaaacagcaaaagtaATTCCACTGTTCAAGGCTGGAGATAAAAAATTATATACAAATTATAGACCGGTCTCACTCTTAACTCAATTTTCAAAAATACTTGAAAAACTCTTTTGTTGCAAGACTGGACTGCTTTGTGGATAAAACATAATCTATTAATTGATTGTCAATATGGATTTAGAGAAAGAAGCTCAACATCGATGGCCTTGATGGAACTTATGGAAAAACGTACAGGTTCAGTTGATGATAAGAAGTTTGCAGTGGGAGTGTTCATAGACCTCAGGAAAGCATTTGATACCATAGACCATGATATTATGTTGGAAAAAATGGAAAGGTTTGGAATCAGAGGTGTAGGTCTGGAATGGCTGAAGAGCTACATCAAAAATAGGAGACAGTATGTACAAGTGGGAACTGCCATGTCCAAGTTAGTTAACATCACGTGTGGCGTGCCACAGGGTTCGATAATTGGACCAAAATAATTCATTATGTATATAAATGATATTTGTAACGTGTCcaatatattcaaatatgtcATTTTTGCAGATGATAGTAACATTTTCTGTACAGACGACTGTTTACAAAAGCTAATGGACAAGGTGACAGTAGAACTAGGTACATTGAAACTGTGGTTTGATGTAAACAAGTTATCtctaaatttgaaaaaaaaccaagTTTATGATTTTTGGAAATCgcaaaacacatttaacaacaCATGTaagcttaaagtgcccatattatgaaaaaaacactttttctgggatttggggtgttcttttgtgtctgtggtgcttccacatgcatacaaacgttgaaaaaaacccatccatgctgttttgagtgagatacggtttctgaatgtgtcctgccttcagtctccgggtgagctgttcaaaatcggcacggcttgtgccttttctgccgaaggtcggccgtctggtcggtgtatCTTCAGCTTTACAGTCATCACAACAGACTTCTGTCAAGACTAACAGAGTAGATAAACCCTGCCAAAGCCAGCTTTAATGGTGTGTTTCTCTCTTCTGTTTCTTTGATTAGGTGCAGTCCCACTGTCCGTCCAGCTGTTGTCTCTCTGCGGCGTTCCACTCCAGGGATGGGAACCTCATTTACACTGGCAGCCTGGGCGCTTCTATTCGAAGTAGTCACTTTCAccttcttttagtttttttcacccCACAGTAAATCCAGGACACGCATCCATACATAATAATGCAGATTAACTTAACACATGAGATGGAAAACCTTCCAGATGACAAGTAAAAGTCAAATGAGAATCTAAGACTAAGTATTTAAACCTTAATTTCAATGGGAAAATCATTTTCACATAGCCATTaacatctatctataaattcgaggtgtgtgtgtgtgtccgtgtttgtgtgtccgCATGTGCAGTATAGCAGCAGGGACGGGGAGTTTCTGCATCCCTAGAACTAGAAGGCTCATTGGTTGCTGTTCACTGGCTACCGGTGTCATATGCCAGAAACTGTTCATCCTCCAAAAACTGATGTGTACCCTACATGCAAAAACAATCATACATAGACACGTGTTAGATGAACGCCCAGGCTCTTGGGCTCTCCAGCACGTTGTTTTGTTGCCGGCGGTTGCGTACATTTCTCCGGCCCGTTCTGCACGCTGTTTAAGAGCGGCTTCACCAGCAGGCCGAGCCCAGCTTCATCCTTCCCCTGCCCGGGCCACATCGCTACCTGGATGGGTGACGGCtagatgaagaaaagaaaaaaaaaaagggacacgCTGGATCTCTAGATGAGCCGCAACCAAGCAGTTGGCCCGTTGTGGACAGGCACGTGCTCCAagcgggcactgcactagttagAAGTAGAATTGGCATTTGCCAGAATAATGGCAAACACAACCCAAATGGTGCATTCTGTTTACCAAATGTTCCCGCTactccacatgttccaccaaaacaagttccttcccgaggctattttgcagcggcatcgCCATTGTGTCCGGCgcctagcaccgcccaagacgattctgattggtttaaagaaatgccaataaaccagagcacgtttttttcccatcctttaatgctgcgtggactagccagaccctctgtAACCTGGGTTCTCTGAATCTTCTCTTTTGCCAGGGGTGAAGATTTTTTGTTCCAGCAGCAGCGGGGCCAGCCTCTTACTCATGTCCGACATCCTCCTGAAGACCGGAGTCCAGGGCTTCGTCATGAAGGCCGCGATCTGTGGAGTCATTGGAGTCGCCTTCCTCATCCCCGTCCTCTTACATCTCCTCACCAAGGGCTACGTGGTGCGCCTGTACCACAACCGCAAGACAGACACCTACACGGCCATCACCTACAGCATGCTGCTCACTGAGAAAAGGAGCGTGTTTCACCAGAGGCAGGTCAGGATCCCAGCCGTCAGCAAGATGTTCACCAACTTCTACGCTGGCGAAATGGGGCTGTTCGTAAACCCTGACATGTTCCCCATTCCACATGACTACAACCACCTGATGGGCTACGATAAGCCCTTCAGCTTCGACACAGACGACATAGATAGACCTGATAAGAGCTGAACCACTGGGTTGATTGTGGTTTTAGTATTTGAATTATATCCGCAACTCCAAACTGCacagtacatacacaaacatttcaACTAGGGTGGAATATCCACAGGGGACTTTATTAATAACTCTCAACTAGAtttccagatgttttttttgacaatatTTTGACAGTTTCATGTTAATAAATTATAACGTCATTATCATGACCCGTTTCCTTTTATTGATTATtgtgcagtgtttcctctatgttgattttgtagtggcggcccgccatggcaaaatttctgccgccacggtatcagaaatagagcagacgcacaatgtagtcgcggttgccttttaaatcaTCCTGTATAATGCACCCCCCAttggctgccgctcacattgcaatttaacatcaagtagaactattcagaggttattgggcccgtccagtttaactccacatactgttgtgttgatggagtttattgtcaaaacgttcgctTTATTCCGAGTCGACGATTAAGCGATCAGCCCCACCAAAAACGTCACCGCGGTGGGTCCGTTCTAATTGGACAACGTTCAACTTGTCAGCTCATAGTCCTGATATCAAACATCTAGAAAACAGTAAGTGAGTCAGTGTAATATTTCATTCTATACTTTGGGTTTTGGTTTCCCTAAAGGAAAAATGCAGTCCCTTTCTGACTTTCAGGACATCAATCATGACTGACTGCATGGAGGGTTTCATTCCCTAACTTCTGTTGTGTTTCCTCCTACACATCTTACTTTTTGataacaaaatgcaaaaatgaaTGAGGTACTACCACTGTCCAACTTCTTTAAAAATCAAGACTTTAATCACTAAATCTTAAACACTTGATGTAATCATGAATTTCCCACTTTCCCCCATTCTGCATTAACCAAGGGTCATGTGAATCATTTTTTCCATCATCAGCAACCTTtattcttcatttaaaaaaataataacaatctCTGCAGCCATGTTATTCAATTCAATACCTCAAGTgactatttttctttcttttgaatCAACCCGTGATTCGACGAAACATTCCTAAAACATCAGCAGCAATGGTCAAACATAATCCATGACCAGATTAATACATTTCGTAGTTGTAACAGCTTTCAGTTTCGAAAACTAAACGGCATTTGCGTAGCACATTAgcattacaaataaataaaacaaatattttcaatacattcattttccctttataaatgACTTGCGTGAATGACCTTTTAGGCTGCCATAAGTATTGTTGGCAATTAAACAAAATCCAATGTTTCTgtgccttgttttgtttgatcCATTTGATTTGTACTgacctacagtatatgcataTAACTGCTCATACTCAGCGTTCCTTGCTTGTTTAAAGACAAACATTTGctaatgtttttgtcaaaaacatttaatgaatgaaatctatagtgcgtagtttctgtcgcccccatgaggaattctaagtaatgacaataaaactgtcggcgcgtctacatgatacaagccttccgtgatcgcacaccccctcaggagtaatgtgacccggaattggagAGAATTtaacactggcagccaagatgacatctttTACTGCCAATAGCATGCAGCTACATGCTACAATGTTAACGGCAGCAGATGACACcgagccgagagtagaaaaaactgttgaaaccggagcgttcagaacagtcGGAAATCGGATTGTTTTAGCTCACGgggatttctctgaaatacgtttacctcattatttgagcgttttggccacgtttatgaaaatccaacattatgacattatatatatatatatatatatatgtatgacaggaaatacggaaaagcataatagttcCACTTTCACTTTAAGTTGACTCTACAATACTCTCGATTCTGTGAATCCCTGCAGTTACAAATAATCAAAACATTAGTCAAGGGTTGATAAAATGTTTAAGGCCTAGACAACCACAGCATGTTGGTAGCCCGGTTTATGACTTCATCATCAGTCGACTCGACAAACTGTGGAGTCAGTGAGTGGCAGCGTGCCTGGTGTGGAACAGATTCAGGCAGAAGGGACTGgggagagagtaagagagagagagaggaatttGCTTTAGAATTCTACATTTTATTGATCGAGGCTTCTCTTCTGTATATTTAATATGGAGGATGACATGAGAAATAATACACTTTTCTGTACAATGGTCAGTTAAAGGAACATGCTGACTTATtgagactttagcttattcaccgtaacccccagagttagataagtccatacatacccttctcatctccgtgctgtcgtaactctgtctgacacacccaccactagcctagcttagcacagatcctggaggtaaccgtcttcatctagcctactgctcccaataagtgacaaaataacgccaacatgttcctatttacatgttgtgatttgtatagtcacagcgtgtacaaataacaaggtcacatgagacacagccatcttctaaccgtatacatactgggaactatattctcagaaggcgaagcactgctacttctgctacctgggcggagtgatttgctcgcagcaccagagaagccccgtggtgaggagcagagggttcgctcagagttggagaaatatcactccgcccaagtagcagtgcttcgccttctgagaatatagttcccagtatgtatacggttagaagatggctgtgtctcatgtgaccttgttatttgtacacgctgtgactatacaaatcacaacatgtaaataggaaaatgttgacGTTATTTTGTCTATtactgggagcagtaggctagatggagccggttacctccaggatctgtgctaagctaggctagctgtgggtgtgtcagacagagttacgacagcacggagatgagaagggtatgtatggacttatctaactctgggggatacggtgaataagctaaagtcccaataagtcgacgTGTTCCTCCAGCTTAGTTACCTGTTAGTGCTGTATTGTTTTGATACACTGCATTTCAAAAGTGCATTttaaatagggctgcacgatataagaaaaacatttagttgcgattattttgactgatattgcgattgcgatatgattcacaatatttAGAAGGAATGATGATttatgtaagggttaatgcccgacgaggtgtccattgtcaggtattaatggacaacgGGGAGGCATGAACAGTCCGttctcattgttttttttatttaaaaaaatgtaaatgattatagtgtgatttttgcgaggatgtgtaccaaacaaagatttttgttctttAGTCTGCAGGATTGGATTTGTAGGCCAGGTTGTCTCTGCAGCACTACAATACATTCAGAAatgtttgacacatattttgcctttaacaaatattgcgccccctgTGAGACTCGGATATTacactagtccatattgtgatttTGATAAAAATTGccattaattgtgcagccctaattttaaaTGGAACAAGAAATGGACACTCACCTTTTGATCTGTGTGGCAAAGGTAGACGAGCTTTGCACCAGCTTCttagaagaggaggaagaggagggcaaGGAGAGGGGGACTCTGGGGGACTTTGGGGGTGGGAGAATGGAGCAATGAGAGGCCTTGGACAGGTTTAacctgaataaaaaaacattttaacaacacATTAGAACAGATGtatttttttgatattttcCAAACCATTTAAATAGAATGCTAACCATCTTACCAGcataatgtaaaaatgtgaGCGGAAAATTTGAACTAACAGGAATGACAGCATGTATGCAGGATGagtaaaagagaaaagaaatcacACCAACTGACTAATGAAAACACAAGAATAACTTTATGCTGCACATACAAAACATGACTGAACTGTATATGTGTCATAACTAAATATTTGAAAGGTTAAAGATGTAATCCTTAAAAGCCCTGCACACccacaggtgttttcacataTTCTGGGTCAGTGGTTTtcaaagtggggtccggggacccccaggggtccttgagggggttCCACGGTATTTCTCAGCAAAATGGGgaataacttattttcactataattccatctataagtaacacaatgacagaatgtatgactattttggtgaTTGTGAtgaaacatctaaaagcaaaaaccaTATGAGGTAAAAAGGAATTTACTATAAATGACTATCAACACTGATTGGACATCCACATAATAGGTGGTGAATGTTTCCCTTTCACTTACTGACACGAGCGTGTCATCTAAACTCTCAGAAAGAAAGCGAACAAGTGTAATTCTCAAAATGGCACACTTCCTTTCACCATAACGACTACGTGCCTAACCCCAACTACAGTATAACTGTAGGagccacatattgtatgttgtttatggtctcattgatattatttattgatttttat
This is a stretch of genomic DNA from Sander vitreus isolate 19-12246 chromosome 12, sanVit1, whole genome shotgun sequence. It encodes these proteins:
- the tmem70 gene encoding transmembrane protein 70, mitochondrial; the encoded protein is MFSVNIVRRLRPCVVAQSFSNIHTTAARHGAPFNVSCFRGVSGNQLTSHANRRSFLNINNKVQSHCPSSCCLSAAFHSRDGNLIYTGSLGASIRRVKIFCSSSSGASLLLMSDILLKTGVQGFVMKAAICGVIGVAFLIPVLLHLLTKGYVVRLYHNRKTDTYTAITYSMLLTEKRSVFHQRQVRIPAVSKMFTNFYAGEMGLFVNPDMFPIPHDYNHLMGYDKPFSFDTDDIDRPDKS